The following DNA comes from Oreochromis niloticus isolate F11D_XX linkage group LG23, O_niloticus_UMD_NMBU, whole genome shotgun sequence.
TCATTCCCCACATTCCCTGTGTCTTTCAACTGCTTGTATCCAAATTTCTTTAGTATCAGATATATATTGTGGTTTCTTTAGTTGCACTAAGAAACCATAATGTGATATCAAAAAGAATCTCAGCTCATAGatattattattgcattttttttaaaaataaaatgccattttgttttgtcattttgaatGTTATTACAAATATGATCATTACGCCGAACCTTCTCTTCAGCTGTATTATTTTTGTGTTCAGGCAGTGGCCGGTGGCGAGGGTCTACCTGTTGCGGTCCAGTGTGTTGCTCTGCCGTGGCAGGATGAGCTCTGCCTGCGCTTCATGAAGGAAGTGGAACAACTGGTCAAAGAAAGCAAGAAGTAAAGCTGCTTTCTTTCTCAGTCTCACAGGAGAGGCTGCAGACTTCAGAGGAGACATGTTAACTTGAGCACATTCTGTAATAATGAGCTAATCAAGTCATAAATGGTGGAGAATTCTTAATCTAGACACTTTTTTTGGCTGTTTGCTAAAGGTTAATTGAAAGTTGGTACAATTATACATTGTACCAACTTGTGTGTTGTTCTTATTGTCTTTTCTGTTGTCTTGCTATCAGCTTCCATTTCATGCAATAAAGCATAAAAAGGCAATAAAAGCTTGAACGAGAACTGGAATCATGTCAACATTAGGCAAAGAGACAGTGCTAGCACATGTGTAAACATGTTGAAAATTATCTTTAAATGATAGGTCTGAAAAGTAATCTGCACACAATACACCCATATTTCTTTGCTCTAAGCTGTCTACATAAAATTAACTTTATGTATTTTTCTAAAGTCAAGTCAGTTTTATTGTTACAAGCAAAAGtcacatataaacatttaaaaggCTTCACGGgcaattttttaaaagaataaggTCACCAGCATATCAAAACAGAGATAAActctatgtgtgtttgtatgtgtgtgtgtattttagttAATCAGTGGCAATGAGCTGTCTGTGTTGCAATTTCTGTGTCCTGAATGAGCAGCAAGATACTGATATTATTCTTCTGAAAATAGGTTTTGAGGTCAAGATAGCTGGTGCTACCcagtttttttttggggggggggtgttttttgttttaatataatTAACACACTATGATATTTACCCCACAGTATATGTTTCAACAAAGTATTTTATATGAAATTacgttaaagaaaaacaaatgactCTTTCTGGACTTTAAAGTGCACTGATTGCCTGTTGGCAGCTCCCTTCTGAGAGGTAACGTTCCCTAACAGCACTCACTGAATTACTTTGaaactaaaaatgttttaataatcaTAGAGAAAAACCAACAACTTATTTTAACAGATGATGATGTTCAATTTCTTCCTCATGAGCAGTTACTCTTTGGGTTCTGTTTTATACAGaagagacagagacaggagACATGAGTTGCGTTCGGGCTGCAGGCTCTTCCTTGTCTGAGGTATGGGAGCGTTGCCTATCGTACTCACAGCTATTTCCTCCTTGTGGTGATGCCACGCAATTACACCTTCATAACTAACTGAAAAGTGCAATACCACAGTGACCATATGCTTGTAGGTGTCACATAAGTCAGAAGTTAGTAcatcgtacatttgcttttgtttgtaccACTTTTGTTATCAGAAGTGATCAAGTTATTGAGTTGGTTCAGGACCGGCACCAgacaacatctcagcggtcatcaagaaggcccaacagcggctgcacttcctgagagtcctcaggaagtacaagctgaactccaacctgctgctgaccttctaccgctcgtccattgagagcctgctaacctactgcatcacggtatggtacagcagctgcaccaaggcggatagagtgaggcttcagagtgtggtcaagacagcacaaaagatcatcggctgccctctcccctccctgatggacatttagaatagaattcaactttattgtcattgcacatgcacaggtacagggcaacgaaatgcagtttgcatccatccagaagtgctttagccgtgatatagatatattacaatatatattagcaataatatagatatgtaagtatattacagaaatgggtctattatggtatgttataatgtacacggtatgaagtatgttatgaatatgctataactataagtatgtacaggctatgagcaggatataaatatgaaaaaactatacagaaatatgagatttacagttatacagaaatgtgaactatgcaagttataaacagttgtaggattaaaaatgattgtatgtacagaatgattatttacacagaactatacagtagtgcagttaagataagtgagatatgtggatcatttctacagaggctatataaagtgctggtggttgtgagtggtggttcagtccatgttattattgtgtgtatgagggtacagttgtccattgtgtgtgtgtgtgtgtgtgtgtaggtggttgtgggtgtgtgtatgttcagtccatgagtttaatgtgggtcagatgtcaggaggcagagttcaggagtctgacagctgtggggaagaagctgttccggtacctggtggtcttagtccggaggctcctgtagcgcctcccagagggcaggagggtgaagagtccatgtgatgggtgactggggtctttgatgattttcccagcccttttcagacaccgcttcctgtagatgtcctttatggcaggaagtggtgctccggcgatgcgctatGCAGTtgtcacgaccctctgcaacgccttccggtccgaggcagagcagttcccgtaccagactgttatacagttggtcaggatgttctcgatggtgcagcgatagaagatttattcctcccgctgcctcagcagagcagcaaacatcatcaaggacagctcccaccctggtttcaacatgttGTTACGGGTATCAAATATTGAGGGAGAGTACAAAACCAGAATAGTCCAGAAGGGTTGggtcaaaacaatgattttattggAACACACGCGTGGGGAGATAATTACTGGATATCATCAGCATGGATCTCCacccaaaatacacttcagattgcttttataatatcagggtattatgacgccccctcatgcgtttacaagcacataatttgcatcttaagaacattatttgcctcttttacagacaatgatcaattttaagagataaatgcagacacaagagttcctctttctggcatcttcTTCCAAATAAGGCGATGGTCTCAGGCCTCTGGGTCCCCATGGGCTGGTCCTCTCCTTCTtgtcacctgttgtcaagtaGACTCTAGTGCAACATGTTTGCTGAATGCATTCAGGCCTCTACTCAGATCTGTTTCTAGGTTATATGTggtatatatgtgttttgtaagcatgtgtgcgATCTTTCTTCAGCTCCCAGCCTCTTATCCAATGGATCGTCCGGACCTAACGCCGAACGAAGCTTTTGACCTTTAATTACCTGGGGGAGCTTCAACTCTTTTATGAGCACAGaactgcaatgtgtgtatagagatatgacaatataaaaatggttataactgcacctgtaataaaggttaATATGGTGTCAGTGTGTTAAATGTCTCCCTGCCGTCTTAAAGCTATATGTGATATTATTAATGCGATGCTAATGCTATGAGatatattgtagcagtaaaacaatttctttaattccacaatgttcagcctgcttccctcagggaagcgctacaggtgcatcagcacaaagacccacagactcaaacacagtttcttccccaaagccataaccaccctgaactcacacatgcaccgataacacagccccccccccccaattttTTCTATAAtttcctctatggaccaccactgtgcaataacAATCCTATGTGTAATAAcccaactgtatatacacaacactatttattacatattacttttttaaaaaaccggcttgtatatttgtacattttatatatatatatatatatatatatatatatatatataatatatatatatatatatatatatatatgtatatatatatatgtatctttttccctctgttaatactgtccatatgtctATAGTGCTGCAAaactgtaccccccccccagcatgttgCACTGAGTAGgtgatgctctgtatctcattgtacaactgtatagtgacaataaaggcattctattatATATACCTTGCAAAtctcattattttaaaaaattaggaGCGAAGGTGTCATCTGTGAGAGCAATGGacctctgcttcctctgctcCATCACTTCTTTTTCCCTACCAAGTAAAATAGTAACATACTCGGATGTGTCAGTTCACAATCAGCTAATCTGGTTTAAAttcaaaaatcacaaaaatataTTTCGATAATTGCTCTCAACTGGACCCACTGTCCACCCTGCACATTTCTCTTGATTGTCTAATAACCTTGAAAGACAATATTTGACGACATATGTCAGTCTTAACAGCACAGAATGAAGATTACATCGATAAGTTCAGACACAAGGAGCTATTCAATGTGCAATGGGTATGGTGAAGTGAAAATTTTACCTTTGAAAAATCAGCTTTGCCAATATCTTTGGATGCTGTCCTACTTCAAATTTCCCATGATCAGAGAGCATGTTAATGCCACTGTTGGATTTGGTTGCGTTTCTACTCAGAGGTCGGTCCATGATAGAAACAATAACCAAACACAgtaatgcaaataaataaatacattttatattgaTCTTCTCAGTAATGTAATTTACAATACAAAGTTATGTGACGCTTAAACTTAATCTGaggctttgttttattttaaagttattaatattttaaattgtgtaGCAAATGAATATCTAATTTTAATTTGATAACATTTAACACATTATTAAATTACAGCAGCTACGGTAGTGGCAATATATTTCTATATTGTTTAGCAGAACAATGTCCAGTGTGTTTGCTGATACAATTTGTTGCAtttgaaaaacaagcaaacttTGGACTGATTTAACTGCATTACAACaagtttttaattattattttgtttattgattAAGTTTTGTTGTACTAGAAATCTCTAAAGTCCAACAATTATAACAATTAAATGGGATTTAGCGGCATTTAATTTGTAtgtaacaaaattaaaaatgttaagttaccacaaactgttttttttaatttagctaaACTTGAAGCGTTTATGTCAGTGGATAATCATTTACTATTGCTCGCTCAGAAAAATCAACTTACTTTTAGTTCTGTGTACTCACAATGAAGTTGCTCTAACTCAGCAATCCTGAGCTGTACTTTTTTGAAGGCAACGAGTTTGCATAATTTCTTTAATTTGGGAACGAATGAGAACGAATTAAATTTACAGTGTAGGTGTAACAGAGTTAGAAAATAGCTTAATGAATTTCCTCAAAATTGATGTGCTTTGTGAATAGTTGGAGCCACCTGGTGGACAAATACCGCAACTGCAACTGTTAAGGTTCCAAATTGCTGCACAGCGCATGCCTCAGCAAAGGAAAATACTCCCAAGCTGGTGGTAGGTGCTTGTGAGCGACACTGTTGTCAATTGTGTATAtgtattaatgaaaacattcttatAGTGGTAATTGTCAACGTGTATTTTGATTGTAAGTAGTACTAGCATGTATCCTGAAAGTTACAGGCATTTTGATGCATGGGTAGTAACTTTATTCACGAGGAGCATTTTTAGTTagcatgctaagctaagctaatagTCGTTAGCTAGTCGGGTGCTTTTTGACTTGCACTCAGCTCTAATATTTCTCTGTGTGATTGTAATTGTTCTAATTCTTTTTAACAGAACTGAATGTTGCAGTTGCTTTGCACACTGTTAATGACgactgtgtgctgttttctcTGTACCAGGTAGGCGCTGTTAAGTATAAGTTTTAATCGATGCTGTTGTAtaaggaaaaaaatgatgaaCAATGATGATTGTTTTATAATAGAAAAGCTGTTTTatatgttattgttgttgttggttaggaaaaaggagaaaaataaataaataatactgcTACTATACGATCACAGGTTTGGTTTCAGCTAgaacttttaaaagaaagacTTTGTTGATGTTGTGTTGTATAAATATATCTTAGTCATTTGTTAAGTGTTATGTTTGAAAAGGAAAATACTCCCAAGCTGGTGAACTGAATGTTGCAGTTGCTTTGCACACTGTTAATGACgactgtgtgctgttttctcTGTACCAGTTGCCAGAATAAAGAGGGAGCCCAGAGTAAGGGCAAGTCCAGTGTTGCAGTGCCGTCCTTCCTACCTGGGCATATCACACCACTTGCACGATAGACTCACAGAACAGCAACAGCTACATAGGTTTATTATTGAAATGAATAACCATGTTGTTGTTCATATAGGCTAAGTTAGTCCTGTGTTAATCTATTCATCACATAGCATATTGATTTTTGATAATGGGTTAATCACTCCTTTTTATGCTCATTTTAGTTGCTGTTGGCTGCTGGTTGATAAGTAAATAACAAAGGCATGCTAGAGCAGCTCAAACTGTGAACATAGACGTTAACATGAGTTAACTTTttaccagtccagccctgaAGATAACGTAACCTACATGCTTGGCACGCCCGCTTGTTTAGTTCACAGCTAAAACAAGGCAAGTTTGTCACTTTTAAACAGCTGTGTGTTTGGTCCACGTGGCATTTAAACCAATTAGCAGCCCCAGGACAAAGAcgaaaaccacacaaaacaCTGAACCGTTTATTAATAGAGTGAAAATGATCAACTGGACAGCGGCTCTGCTCACTGGTGTTGCCTGTTTTGGGGGATACCTGATTGTGCTGGTGAAAAAGATCAACAGCCACCGAAAGGCAGAAGAAAAGATCAAGAGAGCCagaaacaggagagatgagAGCTTGCAGCGGGCCGAGCAGGCGGTGCTCTGGTACAAAGAGTCGGTGAGAGTTCAGAGCTTTGAGCTGGTTAACTTTCTCTTTAGAAAGAAATCGTAACTAATTATGTGCTTTTAGTTCATTAATATATCAATTTACTGGCACTTTTTGAGGTCTCCATGCTTAGCATGAAAATTAAAGGTATGAGTGTGCAGACCGTTTAagtgcagtgaactcactgttgtGTTTGAGAAAGTGTGTGAAGATGTGGAAAATTGGGCAAAGAAAGAATCCTGAATCTGTACATGGATGTGTTTCCGTCTCTTTGTTGCAGcctttaaaagaaataataataacataatgaTTCTGTGGGTCTGTGTCTTCTAGCATCCGACAACTGACTCTGCTCTGATCCTGACGCTCTCCCTGTCTGAGCTGACACAGCAGCTGAACAAAGGTTTACTGAGCCCCGAGGATGTGCTTTACTCTTACATGGAAAAGGTTCAATATCCAGCATGACACAAAGGTTCACCTAATGtaacataataaaacaaattgTTCATAATAGATGAAATACACCAAAAGCTAATTTTTACAAGTAATGATTAAAATTACTCAGCCTtatttcagtgttatttatttttgacattAGTCCTACTTATAAATCACTGCTTTTTAGTTCTTATTACACAGAATTGTGTCTTATTACAGTTAAAGTTTAGACACACTGGGTCATAATATTCATATAAGCAACACAGACTCATGTGTCACACAATACTTGTGTTTCCAACAAGAGTTTAATATTTTACAAAGATGatgtaatgatgatgatgatgtttcctTTCCAACAGACTCTGGCTGTaaacaaaaagctgaactgctgcACTGAAGTTTTGCTGGAGAGTTTGGACCAGCTGAAAACTGTTGGCTCCAACAAGGATGGTCTCTTGTACGGAGTTCCAGTTAGCATCAAGGAAAATCTTGCATTTAAGGTATTACAAAGGTTATGCAATGCAAATTTTAGTTACAGTTAAAGGATTTCCCATCAGTATTAGTAAGTATGTTATGTATAAGTATGGTATTCTTGAGCATTATAGCTCAGGTATTTGATGTAACATTATCATCTTCTGCTTTTTCCAACACAAGAATCATGACTGTTCTTGTGGTGTGATCATAAACCTGGACCAGCCTGCTGAGAAGGACAGTGTGCTTGTTCAAGTCCTAAAGAAACAAGGAGCTATTCCCTTTGTGAGAACCAACTTGCCTCAAGCCCTTTTAAAGTACATCTTTTACCAGTTAATCACATAAAAAtctacagcacatttaaaactgtGTTCATGTATTAAGTTGCCTTTGTCCATTCCAAGTGTGCATAATATGAAAAGACTCATTAACTGTCTGTTCACAGCTATGACTGCAGTAATCCTATCTACGGGCAGACTGTGAACCCTCATAACCCCCAGAAGACCTCTGGAGGTTCATCTGGTGGGGAGGGGGCTCTCATCGGGGGAGGGGGCTCCCTGCTTGGTATAGGCACTGATATAGGTGGCAGTATCCGTATTCCTGCGTCCTTCTGTGGAATCTGTGGTTTCAAACCAACTGCAGGTCGACTCAGGTGGGTCTCATTCAGTCAGTTTCCTAGAAAGTTTTTACACATTACTGAGTAAAACTTTTATCTCTGTTAACACCTTTGGGAAATGATTAGTTTACAGGGGCTTCGTCCAGTTTATCGAGGGCAAAAGTCAGGTAAGAAACATACCTACTTTACATATAAAGTAAATGTAGTTACATAACCACTGTGTAGCAATATTTCACCAACACAAACTGTCTCAAATATTTGAGTCACTGCTTTATATTTTGTATGAAACTAGTGTCGTCATCTGCTGGACCCATGGCAAGAGATGTGGACAGCCTGGCTCTGTGCATGCAGGCACTTCTTTGTGACCACATGTTTTCTTTGGACCCCACTGTTCCACCATTACCTTTTAACATGGAGGTGTGTCCTGTACTGTGGGATTCATGAAATCTGCtaatgattattttttggtTAAAAACTACAAATTAAGCCAGTACATAGTTGTCCTAATGCTTCACTTTATATTACTCTTACCTCACCTGTATTAATGTCCTGAGATACAGAATTAACTTTACAGGCTGTAATCTTAACCTTTGCAAACTGATTGTATTTAATTGACtcaggaaataaaaatgattgaCCCTTAGATATACAGAAGCTCCAGACCTCTAAGGATTGGTTATTTGGAAAACGATGGCTACACGCAACCATCTCCAAGCATGGCCCGAGGCGTCAGAGAGGTCAAAGCTCTGTTAGAGCAAGCAGGACACACAgtaagagacacacacacacacacacacacacacacacacacacacacacactatgatCACTGTCAAGCCAAGTATGTGATATGAGTCATAGGTCATTAATCCTGTCATTTGTGCCTTTAGCTCGTCCCTTACTGTCCACTGAAGATGGATCAAGTTTTCCCTGAACTATTGATAAAGGGTGTATTAGCAGATGGAGCTACCACCCTGCTACAGAAACTGTGAGTTGTTCCATTAAATAAGTCAGTTAGTACCATTTGTCTTCTAAACTTAAATCATCTAACATTTAGAGATTTTGTTCCTTTTTAGTGCTAACCACTAAACATCACCATGTTGCCATTGTCTTCATGACAAACATGGGGTTGTGGTTCCTTTTGAAAGCATTACAGTAATTTTCAGTTCAGTGTCTCTGAACAGACTGTTTTCTTGTGTGCCAATGATCTCTTTCATTTTAGGAAAGGGGGACCTGTGGACCCTTGTCTGGAGCCTCAGGTTTTTCCTTACGGCTTTCCCAAGTGGTTGAAGAAAACCATTTCATTCTTGCTCAAACCTGTGGTGAGTCCTTGGTTTAACAGTTAACTTGACAGTTTAGTCTGATAAAACATTTATGatgatgctgatttttttttttttttgcagtttcctcGTGTTTCTGCCAACTTTGGTGCTCTTTGTGGAGTTGGGTGAGAAAGTATTCTTGcaattctccaaaagttgattctgttcatgtggacaTGACATTTtctgggagaaacattttgtcactcatccaagtgacttcttcagtctcagctgactgcaggtttccccaatcttataaacagtacatttgcataatgactgaaaccagcccactgaaggaacaatgggctgggaggaaaaagtggaaaagagggcgttgctatcctaccctggaacaccaccaagccattggttcagatatgtggatgacacctgggtgaaaatcaaatctcaggacgtactacatttcatggatcacattaactcggtggaccaacacatcaaattcaccagggaggataggaaaagtggcaggttagccttctcagactgtgagatttccatcagtaatgggggacatctaaaaactgacgtgtaccgtaaacctacgcatacggatcagtatttaaggtttgactctcatcatccactggagcataaactgggtgtcatcaggacgctacaacacagagtgaACACCATCCTCACTGAcacagggaggcagaagaacagcacattaagaaggccctgagtaaatgtggttatcccagctggacatttgtcaaagctgggagggcgccaaaagaaagctccagtcgatccaggagagaaggacaaccgctgtccaagtgaaaacctgtagtgatcccatatgtgtcaggagtatcggagcagttgagatgcattttttctaaacactggGTCTCTGTgacttttaaaccccaaaacacgctgcgccaataattggtccaccccaaggatcgggtcccccgacacaaacagagtaacatagtgtacgctgttaagtgccaggaggattgccaggatttatacatcggggaaaccacaCAACCtgtggcgaagcggatggcacaacacagaagagcaacctcatcaggccaggactctgcagtttatttacacctacaggccagtggacactctttcaatgatgaggatgtacacatcctggacagggaagaacgctggtttgagggcggagtcaaggaggccatttacgtgaaaagggaaagaccatctctgaatcgaggagggggcctaagggtacatctgtcaccatcttacaatgctgtgattgcagccattccccaactctctgtgaatgggactcatggacattgatcaatggttgttgatcaatggtcatgagaatttccataattaagattaaggaactgacctcccagcccattgttccttcagtgggctggtttcagtcattatgcaaatgtactgtttataagattggggaaacctgcagtcagctgagactgaagaagtcacctggatgagtgacgaaacgtttctcctactgaaaacgccacgtccagatgaacagattcaacttttggagatttacttacctggatgattgaacaTACAAGATATTCTTACAATTGTTCATTTGTGCTTGAATCTCAGTTTCTTTGTTACATTTCCATGTGCTAGGAATTATATCCTAACATTCTGCTTCATTTTTAGATCTGTTCCAGAGCTGTGGAAGCAACATGCTGCTGTTGAGGTACTGCCAGCTGATGATGCATGGTCATGTATGAAAGTCTGAAGATGAAATTGAGATTTCCTGTGTTTTCTTTAGGACTACATTCATGAGACAATAGCACATTGGAGGAGCTGCAAAATTGATGTGCTGCTGTGCCCTGTGATTGGACCAGCCTACAACTTCTTATACTGTGGCAAAATTGCAAGTATGGCAAACTGTGTATGACAGACAACTTAGTTTCTGTATAAatcactttgtttttaaaacactgtAATCTCAGGACTTTAAAGATGTTTAAAGTGGGAAACATCAGTCACAAATTAAATCACagatatttttactttaatagTTTCTTATAGAGagctgtaaaatataaaaagcaaaagacaTAACCTGGATTAGAACATCTGGACAACGAGCAATGCAAAGGCATTAttgcattaactaaattatatttaaattaaacatcaactgcatttttaaaggttaaaaacagtgtttatatttttctttatctataatctatttttcttttctacacTTTCAGCTGCTGGCAGTTACACGATGCTCTACAATCTCCTGACCTTTCCTGCGGGTGTAGTCACTGTTTCCACAGTGACCGCAAAGGATGAGGAGGAACTCAAGCACTATAAGGGCTGTTATCAGGACATGTGGGACAAACTCTTCAAAGAGGTAGGCAACATGTACCAGTGAGGCAAGAGTGATTGAATACATAGGGGCAGATTTAGTAACACGCTGTGTCAGGCCAAAACTGGGTTTTTAGcatgaaaaaagaataaaatagatTTTTGTAAAGAGAGTGCAGTAAGAAGACTGTGGTTAAGAGGTAGAAACTCCGAGCCTTTTGCAACTGTGCATGTCTGGAAGTGAAACTTTTGTCCACTGGTCAGTTTATTTGTAATACCAAACGAAGATGTGATTAAAAACATACATATTACCAAGAAGGGATGGGAATAGCATACGAAAGATATTACAGTTATGCAAATTAATTGTGTACTGTTTGGTCAAATGTTTGTACATTTtggggtcattactcaaaaaaagtattaattaaacatattacacagaacacttcTTAAATGTAATGCAGtaaattacttaattactcccagGTGAAACCAATTCATTACACAATTCGTTACATTACTTTTGCATTTTTCCGTgaaatgacctgaaacacatTGTCTCACGAGCACCATTTAACAATATGAACCTGGtgctacagtcccacacaccaacactaATGAGGACACATGAAATCTTTGTCTTTGTATTTAGTTATGAGCAGTACAGACTTTACTGGCTTAACTAGAAGTACAGACACCTGGGTTAGAAACAAAAATACTAGAGTAAAGTTGAAGTACTGAAGCAATtaattactcaagtaaaagtgaaaaagtacagtCTCTGAAATTTTCTCAAAGAATGTAAGAAGTAGCTCCTTAAAGACAATTCTACTAACAATTTTTGTACTAAgttaactgaaccttgtgccatattaatataataataaaatattagcaCATAATACAAAAATCATTCAAATTTAAATTCTAATTCCAATGAATGTACTTAGCTTGAATCTGTTATGTAGGACTGTGATGAAGGTCTTCTTCATTCCTTAACCATGTAAACATAGACAAGTGATTTtaatacagtggaaccccgacgtACGAATACCCCATTTaacgaaaaattcaagttacaaAGGCACTTAACGGCAATATTTCTGCCCATGTTACCGCAAAATGCCCGCGTAACGAAATCTgctggctctgattggctgagcccaGAATGCCTACAATGCCCATAATGCCTTCCGAATTATGTGACAACCCCCTTGGCGTTCGTACTTGCGCTTCACTGTTCCACTTGAACGGTGTATTGTTGTTGCAGTTAGCAATTAGCCTAAAGCCCATCGTTCACCCAAAAGGCGCGATGGGTGCTTCGACTTACGAAAATTTTCGACTTAGGAAAGACCCTCGGGAACGAATTaatttcgtaagtcggggttccactgtacttttatttaaaagaaaggcACAAAGAAGGGTTTTGCTGATACAGTTTAATGTTTGCCTAGGAAAAGAAATttcaattagatgaaactttaactttaatcCCTCGGGCGGGTTCCTCCGGTAAATTCGGTTTCcaatagc
Coding sequences within:
- the LOC106097072 gene encoding vitamin D3 hydroxylase-associated protein isoform X1, with the translated sequence MINWTAALLTGVACFGGYLIVLVKKINSHRKAEEKIKRARNRRDESLQRAEQAVLWYKESHPTTDSALILTLSLSELTQQLNKGLLSPEDVLYSYMEKTLAVNKKLNCCTEVLLESLDQLKTVGSNKDGLLYGVPVSIKENLAFKNHDCSCGVIINLDQPAEKDSVLVQVLKKQGAIPFVRTNLPQALLNYDCSNPIYGQTVNPHNPQKTSGGSSGGEGALIGGGGSLLGIGTDIGGSIRIPASFCGICGFKPTAGRLSLQGLRPVYRGQKSVSSSAGPMARDVDSLALCMQALLCDHMFSLDPTVPPLPFNMEIYRSSRPLRIGYLENDGYTQPSPSMARGVREVKALLEQAGHTLVPYCPLKMDQVFPELLIKGVLADGATTLLQKLKGGPVDPCLEPQVFPYGFPKWLKKTISFLLKPVFPRVSANFGALCGVGSVPELWKQHAAVEDYIHETIAHWRSCKIDVLLCPVIGPAYNFLYCGKIATAGSYTMLYNLLTFPAGVVTVSTVTAKDEEELKHYKGCYQDMWDKLFKEAVAGGEGLPVAVQCVALPWQDELCLGFMKEVEQLVKESKK
- the LOC106097072 gene encoding fatty-acid amide hydrolase 1 isoform X2 is translated as MCFTLTWKRFNIQHDTKTLAVNKKLNCCTEVLLESLDQLKTVGSNKDGLLYGVPVSIKENLAFKNHDCSCGVIINLDQPAEKDSVLVQVLKKQGAIPFVRTNLPQALLNYDCSNPIYGQTVNPHNPQKTSGGSSGGEGALIGGGGSLLGIGTDIGGSIRIPASFCGICGFKPTAGRLSLQGLRPVYRGQKSVSSSAGPMARDVDSLALCMQALLCDHMFSLDPTVPPLPFNMEIYRSSRPLRIGYLENDGYTQPSPSMARGVREVKALLEQAGHTLVPYCPLKMDQVFPELLIKGVLADGATTLLQKLKGGPVDPCLEPQVFPYGFPKWLKKTISFLLKPVFPRVSANFGALCGVGSVPELWKQHAAVEDYIHETIAHWRSCKIDVLLCPVIGPAYNFLYCGKIATAGSYTMLYNLLTFPAGVVTVSTVTAKDEEELKHYKGCYQDMWDKLFKEAVAGGEGLPVAVQCVALPWQDELCLGFMKEVEQLVKESKK